The Chryseobacterium sp. 52 genome includes a region encoding these proteins:
- a CDS encoding DNA cytosine methyltransferase, with translation MPDKFKYIDLFAGAGGLSEGFVRAGYEPVAHVEMDKAACYTLKTRVAYHYLKSENRFEEYVSYLKGEISRDVLYSKVPEELLDTVINLPIGDDHNITIHNEIEKQLKGKTVDLIIGGPPCQAYSLAGRSRSSNGMRGDKRNYLYVQYAGYLEKYQPRLFVFENVYGLLSAGNGIYLENMKKLFLKKGYNMKIFKIEANNFGVLQNRKRIIIIGWKTDQNFEIPDLELIRLISGDNVSSVLNDLPEVQAGELTSQFIKYKTKTNNYLTESTIRNGIDILTQHQARPHTAQDKEIYRIAVQKWNKKKERLNYNDLPERLKTHKNRKSFFDRFKIVASDQPFSQTVVAHIAKDGHYYIHPDIKQNRSLTVREAARLQSFPDDYFFEGIKDGKARTPAFKQIGNAVPPLMAYGIAKKIREQL, from the coding sequence ATGCCTGATAAATTTAAATATATTGATCTTTTTGCCGGTGCAGGTGGACTATCGGAAGGTTTTGTAAGAGCCGGATATGAGCCAGTAGCCCACGTTGAAATGGATAAAGCGGCATGTTATACATTAAAAACACGTGTTGCTTATCATTACCTAAAATCTGAAAATAGATTTGAAGAATACGTATCATATCTAAAAGGAGAAATTTCCAGAGACGTACTTTATAGTAAAGTGCCTGAAGAATTGCTCGACACTGTTATCAATCTGCCTATTGGAGATGATCATAATATAACTATTCATAATGAAATAGAAAAACAATTAAAAGGAAAAACTGTAGACCTTATCATTGGAGGGCCGCCATGCCAGGCATATTCACTTGCAGGCCGTTCAAGATCATCTAACGGGATGAGAGGAGATAAAAGAAATTACCTTTATGTTCAATATGCCGGGTATTTAGAGAAATACCAGCCAAGATTATTTGTATTTGAAAATGTTTACGGTTTATTATCTGCAGGCAATGGTATATATCTGGAAAATATGAAAAAACTCTTTTTGAAAAAGGGTTATAATATGAAAATCTTTAAAATTGAAGCTAATAACTTCGGTGTTCTGCAAAACAGAAAGAGAATTATCATTATTGGCTGGAAAACCGATCAAAACTTTGAAATCCCTGATCTTGAATTAATCAGGTTAATATCCGGAGATAATGTTTCATCCGTTTTAAATGATTTACCTGAAGTACAGGCCGGAGAATTGACAAGTCAATTCATAAAATACAAAACAAAAACAAATAACTATCTTACTGAAAGTACAATCCGTAATGGAATCGATATCCTTACACAACATCAAGCCAGACCCCATACAGCTCAGGATAAGGAAATCTATCGCATAGCTGTACAAAAATGGAATAAAAAAAAAGAAAGATTAAATTATAATGACCTTCCGGAAAGATTAAAGACACATAAAAACCGTAAATCTTTTTTTGACCGTTTTAAAATAGTAGCATCAGATCAACCTTTTTCACAAACAGTTGTTGCTCACATTGCAAAAGACGGACATTATTATATACATCCGGATATTAAACAAAACCGTTCTCTTACTGTGAGGGAAGCAGCACGCTTACAGTCTTTTCCTGATGATTACTTTTTTGAAGGTATCAAAGATGGTAAAGCAAGAACACCAGCATTTAAACAAATTGGTAATGCAGTACCACCATTGATGGCGTATGGAATTGCAAAAAAAATAAGAGAACAATTATGA
- a CDS encoding very short patch repair endonuclease, with product MADVHNKEVRSYNMSKIKGKDTKPEMLVRKFLFANGFRYRLHDKKLPGKPDIVLPKYKTIILVHGCFWHGHEGCKYYVIPKTRTEWWLNKINHNIENDRKANITLQNEGWKVLTIWECDLKSNKREQTLSELLKTIKGDK from the coding sequence ATGGCAGACGTTCACAACAAGGAAGTCAGAAGCTACAACATGAGCAAAATAAAAGGTAAGGATACCAAACCTGAAATGCTTGTACGTAAATTTCTTTTTGCTAATGGATTTCGTTATCGCCTGCATGATAAAAAATTACCTGGTAAACCGGACATTGTTCTGCCAAAATATAAAACAATAATATTGGTACATGGCTGTTTCTGGCATGGACATGAGGGATGTAAGTACTACGTAATTCCAAAAACAAGAACAGAATGGTGGTTGAATAAAATAAATCATAACATTGAAAATGATCGTAAAGCAAATATTACATTACAAAATGAAGGCTGGAAAGTATTAACAATCTGGGAATGTGATTTAAAAAGTAATAAAAGAGAACAAACACTTTCAGAATTATTAAAAACAATAAAAGGTGATAAATAA
- a CDS encoding helix-turn-helix domain-containing protein yields the protein MDNIKQKIGERIKEIRVEKKLSQEAVALNSGIERSFMTHIENGRRNVSVETLEKVLTGLEISFSDFFNSNFFKNA from the coding sequence GTGGATAATATTAAACAAAAAATCGGAGAACGAATTAAAGAAATAAGAGTTGAAAAAAAACTCTCGCAGGAAGCCGTTGCGCTTAATTCAGGTATAGAACGCTCTTTCATGACACATATTGAAAATGGCAGAAGAAATGTTTCTGTAGAAACTCTTGAAAAAGTTCTTACAGGCCTTGAAATCTCATTTTCTGATTTTTTTAATTCTAATTTTTTTAAAAATGCCTGA
- a CDS encoding helix-turn-helix transcriptional regulator encodes MIDTDMQNKKIHQGRNIKRFREMLGIKQEALASELGDEWNQKKISLLEQKETVESDILAQVAKILKVPAEAIENFDEEQAVNVIASTFNDNAAVINNYPTFHPVDKILQLHEEKIALYERMLKEKDEMMERLEKLLEKK; translated from the coding sequence ATGATTGACACAGATATGCAAAATAAAAAAATACATCAGGGCCGAAATATCAAGCGTTTCCGTGAAATGTTGGGCATCAAACAGGAAGCACTGGCTTCTGAACTGGGTGACGAATGGAACCAGAAGAAAATCTCTCTTTTAGAACAAAAAGAAACTGTAGAATCTGATATTTTAGCACAGGTAGCCAAAATTCTTAAAGTTCCTGCGGAAGCTATTGAAAATTTTGATGAAGAGCAGGCGGTGAATGTTATTGCCAGTACTTTCAATGATAATGCAGCTGTTATTAATAATTATCCTACTTTTCATCCAGTGGATAAGATTCTTCAACTCCATGAAGAGAAGATTGCGCTTTATGAGAGAATGTTGAAGGAAAAGGATGAGATGATGGAAAGACTGGAAAAATTATTAGAAAAAAAATAA